TTTGAGTGGCGGTAACATCTATCCCTCCAGCGCAGCCTATATCAATCTCATCGTCTTCTTCTGTATCTAAGTTGAGGAGAATCTCTCCGTTTAGAGTGTTAGGCTCTAGTCCAAACGCTCCAGTCATACCTGTTTCTTCATCTATTGTAAATAGGGTTTCTAATGCAGGATGGGCAATATCTGTACTTTCTAGAATACTCATCATTGCTGCAACGCCTAGACCATTATCTGCTCCTAGAGTGGTTCCTTTAGCTCTTACCCAATCGCCATCTACATACATTTCAATCCCTTGGTTGTCAAAATCAAAATTAACATCATTATTTTTTTGGCAAACCATATCTAAGTGAGATTGGAGGACAATAGGCTGTCTGTTCTCCATACCTTGTGTGGCAGGCTTTCTAATGATGACGTTTCCTGTTTTATCTACAGAAGTTTCTAAGCCTAAGTTTTCTCCAAAATTTTTGATGAAATTTATAACCCTTTCCTCCTTTTTTGAAGGTCTAGGGACTGCATTAAGAGCAGAGAAATTTTTCCAAATTATTTGTGGTTCTATTTGTGATAAACTCATAATTGATATATCTTTTTTTATTTTTCCAAAGTTACAAAAAATCCGCTGATGTCCAGATGTTCTAGTTGAAATGAGAAGATATCAAACGGTTAGTTCATAGAAACATCTTCGGGCGTATTTGCCCAAATTAAGTGAAGCCCTCCCAAGTTCTCCATAATATTCTTCCAAAGAGTGTGGCTGAAACTTGCAGTTAAATCTATCTCATAGTTTTCTACAGGAATCCAATATTTATTCTCTATTTCTGTGTCCAATTGCATGGCTCCCCAACCAGAATAACCATAGAATATTTTTATATCCTCAGGGGCGATAGTTCCCATCATGATTGCACCGATGACTTTAGAGGCATTTTCTGTAAAGGTGTAACCTTCTGTAATCTTTTCGGCGTCTAAGGCAGGTTCATTTCCTTTAATAATAAAAAACATTTGAGTAGTACCCACAGGACCACCTGAATAAACTTCTAGTTGTGGTGATAAGGATTTTTGAAAATGGTGACTTAACACAGGGTTTTTCTTGTTGAGAATAAGTCCGAATGCTCCTTCCTCGTCATGATTGATGATTAAAACGACCGAACGAGAAAATATATCCCCAGAAACATCAGGAGTAGAAATTAAAATTTTACCTTTGTAAGACCGATTCATAACCCAAAAATAAATAAAATTTATGGAAAATCTACACGATAAAAGAAAAGTTTATGATAAAGGTGCTTTGTTAGAAGAGCAAGTGAAACCTAACCCAATAGAGCAGTTTAGAGATTGGTTTTCTGATGCTGAAGAACACCCTGCCATTGCTGAGGCTAATGCTATGAGTATTTCTACCATAGATAAAGACGGTTGTCCTAGAACGAGAATGGTACTGCTAAAGGCGTACACTTGGGAAGGTTTTATTTTTTACACCAACTATGATAGCCAAAAAGGGAAAGCCATAGAGGAGCATCATAAAGCGTGTTTACATTTCTTTTATCCACCGTTAGAGCGTCAAATTACAATTAAAGCCAATATAGAACGCTTGGCAGAAAATTTAAGTGATGGTTATTTCCATTCTCGTCCTAGAGGAAGCCAGTTGGGAGCGGTAGTATCGCCACAAAGTCAAGTGATACCTGATAGAAATTTTCTAGAAAATAAACTTCAATTACTAGAAAAAGAACTAGAAGGAAAAGAAATCCCAAGACCCGAAAACTGGGGTGGCTACTTAGCAAAACCTTACGAAATAGAGTTTTGGCAGGGAAGACCTAACAGGTTACACGATAGAATAGTCTATAAATTAATTGATGATTTTGATTGGCAAATAGTTAGGTTAGCACCATAAAAATTTTGAGTACCCAAGCAGAATAATGTAGGTATATATTGTTGGTGTAATTTGAAAATTAATTTCTTATGGGGTACAAACTGTAATTTAAAAGAGTTATTATCTAATAGATTACCTCTGATTTTTGAAAGTGATTATGTAGGAGGTCTATCAGGTAGTGTTAAAAACTAAACTTTATATAAAAAACTTATAAATAAAAGTCGCTTCTGTAAAACAAAAGCGACCTATTATTTCGTTGATGAAATAAATTATTTTTTCTTAGCACCTGCTACAGCGTCAGCAAGTTCAGAACCAGCTTTAAATTTAGCTACTTTTTTAGCAGGGATTTTAATAGCTTTCTTAGTTGCAGGGTTGATACCTTGTCTAGCAGCTCTTTCAGCTACAGAAAAAGTTCCAAAACCAACTAAAGAAACTTTACCATCTTTTTTCTTAAGAGTTTCAGTTACAGCGTTAACGAAAGATTCTAGAGCTTTCTTAGCTGCTACTTTTGTGATTTCGGCATCTTTTGCCATTACGTCGATTAATTCAGACTTGTTCATAATGTTATA
The genomic region above belongs to Riemerella anatipestifer and contains:
- a CDS encoding YqgE/AlgH family protein codes for the protein MNRSYKGKILISTPDVSGDIFSRSVVLIINHDEEGAFGLILNKKNPVLSHHFQKSLSPQLEVYSGGPVGTTQMFFIIKGNEPALDAEKITEGYTFTENASKVIGAIMMGTIAPEDIKIFYGYSGWGAMQLDTEIENKYWIPVENYEIDLTASFSHTLWKNIMENLGGLHLIWANTPEDVSMN
- the pdxH gene encoding pyridoxamine 5'-phosphate oxidase; translation: MENLHDKRKVYDKGALLEEQVKPNPIEQFRDWFSDAEEHPAIAEANAMSISTIDKDGCPRTRMVLLKAYTWEGFIFYTNYDSQKGKAIEEHHKACLHFFYPPLERQITIKANIERLAENLSDGYFHSRPRGSQLGAVVSPQSQVIPDRNFLENKLQLLEKELEGKEIPRPENWGGYLAKPYEIEFWQGRPNRLHDRIVYKLIDDFDWQIVRLAP
- a CDS encoding HU family DNA-binding protein — its product is MNKSELIDVMAKDAEITKVAAKKALESFVNAVTETLKKKDGKVSLVGFGTFSVAERAARQGINPATKKAIKIPAKKVAKFKAGSELADAVAGAKKK